One part of the Chryseobacterium mulctrae genome encodes these proteins:
- a CDS encoding sensor histidine kinase, with amino-acid sequence MKFYRLTLVSSCLLTLVMFVLVIIFDSLKDIYYHTSQFKIGLFVCIVLMFIINYVVLELLFNYYAKKQVRKISKILPEEIVYSDQNNITLKELGERFSDFNQQQLTEMDMMKEMESYRKEYIGNVSHELKTPLFSIQGYVETLVDGGVDNLTIRDKYLERIGISVERLIAIVNDLDMINRLEAGEINLTVSKFDVNILIKEIFDLLDLEAEKNNTVLQLQTLHSQIFVEADKQKISQVFINLISNAIHYANRQEARVVVKTSVLKNKVLIEVIDNGMGIKAELLPRIFERFYRVETSRSRRQGGSGLGLAIVKHILEAHNENITVESVYLEGTKFSFMLEKSK; translated from the coding sequence TTGAAATTTTACAGACTTACCCTAGTTTCATCATGTCTGCTTACATTGGTGATGTTTGTTTTAGTGATTATTTTCGATTCACTGAAAGATATTTATTACCATACTTCTCAGTTTAAGATTGGTCTTTTTGTGTGCATCGTTTTGATGTTTATTATTAATTATGTGGTCTTAGAACTTCTGTTTAATTATTACGCAAAAAAACAGGTCAGAAAAATTTCGAAAATTCTTCCGGAAGAAATTGTTTACAGTGATCAGAATAATATTACACTGAAAGAGTTGGGCGAAAGATTTTCAGACTTCAATCAACAACAGCTCACCGAGATGGATATGATGAAGGAAATGGAAAGTTACCGTAAAGAATACATCGGAAATGTTTCGCATGAGCTGAAAACTCCACTTTTTTCGATTCAAGGTTATGTAGAAACTTTGGTTGACGGGGGAGTTGATAACTTAACGATTCGTGATAAATATTTAGAAAGAATTGGGATCTCTGTAGAAAGATTGATCGCTATCGTCAACGATCTCGATATGATCAACAGATTGGAAGCCGGAGAAATCAATCTTACTGTTTCAAAATTTGATGTTAATATTCTGATAAAAGAAATTTTTGACCTTTTAGATCTTGAAGCCGAAAAAAACAATACCGTTTTACAGCTTCAGACTTTACATAGCCAGATTTTTGTGGAGGCAGACAAACAAAAGATTTCTCAGGTTTTTATTAATTTAATTTCAAATGCTATTCATTACGCCAACAGACAGGAAGCTAGAGTAGTGGTGAAAACAAGTGTTCTCAAAAACAAAGTACTCATCGAAGTGATTGACAATGGGATGGGAATAAAAGCCGAACTTTTACCAAGAATTTTTGAAAGATTTTATAGAGTAGAGACCAGCCGAAGCCGAAGACAAGGTGGTTCCGGATTAGGACTTGCCATTGTAAAGCACATTCTGGAAGCTCATAACGAAAATATTACGGTAGAAAGCGTTTACTTGGAAGGCACAAAATTTAGTTTTATGCTCGAGAAAAGTAAATGA
- a CDS encoding alpha-amylase family glycosyl hydrolase — translation MKTNMDLPQEWKHTTNIYEVNVRQYTKEGTFRAFEKEMPRLKNMGVKTLWFMPITPIAQKNKKGSLGSPYAASDYTSINPEFGTMDDFKHLVNEAHRLGFKVIIDWVANHTGWDHVWTKTNPEFYLKENDDFKMASGMDDIIELDHQNQEMRKAMIDAMKFWIEETDIDGFRCDLASWVTVDFWKEARPEVEKIKPLFWIGEFDELESPEYGKVFDASYSWKWMHKSAEFYKDNQPIHELVDLLRKYSQIGDSSMRAWFTSNHDENSWNGTEYEKYGDITKPMAIFSATWNGIPLLYSGQELPNLKRLEFFEKDPIEWTNHCEMADFYKTLLNLKSSNPALRGGDSNVVTYLLNTSANDKIFAYIRKNKWNEVLVVLNFSKENVEFTIEDENVSGAFKNIFDGTKRDFNNGKNFSFKVSDYAVFEK, via the coding sequence ATGAAAACGAATATGGATTTACCTCAGGAATGGAAACACACCACCAATATATATGAAGTTAACGTAAGACAATATACTAAAGAAGGCACTTTCAGAGCGTTTGAAAAAGAAATGCCACGTCTGAAAAATATGGGCGTTAAAACTTTATGGTTCATGCCGATTACTCCTATTGCTCAAAAAAATAAGAAGGGAAGTCTCGGAAGTCCTTATGCAGCGTCAGATTACACTTCGATCAATCCAGAGTTTGGAACGATGGATGATTTCAAACATTTGGTGAATGAAGCGCACCGGTTAGGTTTTAAAGTAATTATCGACTGGGTTGCCAATCATACAGGTTGGGATCATGTTTGGACAAAAACGAATCCTGAATTTTACCTGAAAGAAAATGATGATTTCAAAATGGCTTCCGGAATGGATGATATTATTGAGCTTGATCATCAGAATCAGGAAATGAGGAAAGCGATGATTGATGCGATGAAATTCTGGATTGAAGAAACCGATATTGATGGCTTCAGATGCGATTTGGCTTCTTGGGTAACGGTAGATTTTTGGAAAGAAGCAAGACCTGAAGTAGAAAAAATAAAACCTCTTTTCTGGATTGGTGAGTTTGATGAATTGGAAAGTCCGGAATACGGAAAAGTTTTTGATGCAAGCTATTCTTGGAAATGGATGCACAAATCTGCCGAATTTTATAAAGACAATCAACCGATTCATGAACTTGTAGATTTGCTTAGAAAATATTCTCAAATCGGAGATTCTTCAATGAGAGCTTGGTTTACAAGTAATCACGATGAAAATTCCTGGAACGGAACAGAATACGAAAAGTATGGAGATATTACCAAACCAATGGCAATATTTTCAGCAACTTGGAACGGAATTCCTTTATTGTATTCTGGTCAGGAACTTCCTAATCTGAAAAGATTAGAATTTTTTGAAAAAGATCCAATTGAGTGGACGAACCATTGCGAAATGGCTGATTTTTATAAAACTTTATTGAATCTGAAATCTTCAAACCCAGCTTTAAGAGGTGGTGATTCAAATGTTGTGACCTATCTTTTAAATACTTCTGCGAATGATAAAATTTTTGCTTACATCAGAAAAAATAAATGGAATGAAGTTTTAGTGGTGCTTAATTTTTCAAAAGAAAATGTAGAATTTACCATTGAAGATGAAAATGTTTCCGGAGCTTTTAAAAATATTTTTGATGGTACGAAAAGAGATTTCAACAACGGTAAAAACTTTAGTTTTAAGGTTTCTGATTACGCTGTTTTTGAAAAATAA
- a CDS encoding TonB-dependent receptor domain-containing protein — protein sequence MNFRKLSIAALFLTTSGTLMYAQEKNDTVKNEKKIEGVIIQGTTKKGSESNIITVQRKSVEVIERVGSVQLEKQGVGDVSVAVTKATGSQKQEGSGQIFIRGLGDRNNSTTINGLQVPSNDPLYKNIDLSIIKTDMIDFIGLEKVYNPRLWGDMSGANVDIVTKVYTGKPYFKVNLGSSVNFNAVQKNNFFLQDGPSYFGFAKLEQPSKNAVANRGYVFNTSWKDQEVNNPFNSNLSFDFGTNFKVGSQGKLSIFGYGGFDNSYEYFNGITGGTYSAQDDALRIYTQAEEFKYTTNTTGLVNINYKINPNHNINLSSNYIHTSEQKLGNFSGYNRDYYDNDVNQTRYTTQLRRATTRINDLLVNQLRGEHTLSEPLKISWNIGYNRLDSRRPDRQQNVTVLDKQQNYSFFASSNPGANNRYYDQLLENDFVGDIHADYKLGESAKITLGYSGRYKDSDFKATQYNFRILPVQGSYFVDPKNYDTFFNLANYQSGVFFDVVTFRGDVKYSPEQALIPQTFTSEMTNNAGYVNVDYKFSDKFTAQVGVRYENLMQKLKYNTAIQEGKQDRDYNKILPAFNLKYSLNDKHNLRLAGSKTYTSPLLLEIAPFEYEDIEESTLGNQSNYLADNYNIDLKWEWFPSKNELVSLSAFGKYIQNPLARVTINSSSNSTSVMNVGDTGRVYGVEAEIRKDIYSAGNTRLYAFLNGTYLNTEQELDNDKVAKENSGPGQSNYSTNFNVTKDKMQGASDFLANANIGLEQKWGNKNSMDLVVSYSYISDNIYSLGTQNRGNMVDKAFSTLDATLKFKLSNGMGFSFTGRNLINPYFTRVQDNLITGNELASKKYKRGTAVGASISYEF from the coding sequence ATGAATTTTAGAAAACTGAGTATCGCTGCATTATTCCTTACCACATCTGGTACTTTAATGTACGCTCAAGAAAAAAATGACACCGTAAAGAACGAAAAAAAGATTGAGGGTGTTATTATTCAGGGAACAACAAAGAAAGGTAGCGAATCTAACATCATCACTGTACAGAGAAAATCTGTTGAAGTAATTGAACGTGTAGGTTCTGTACAGCTGGAAAAACAAGGTGTAGGCGACGTTTCTGTAGCCGTAACGAAAGCAACAGGATCGCAAAAACAAGAAGGTAGCGGACAAATTTTCATCCGTGGTCTTGGTGACCGTAACAACTCTACAACCATCAACGGACTTCAGGTTCCTTCAAACGATCCTTTATATAAGAACATCGATTTAAGTATCATAAAAACTGATATGATCGATTTTATTGGTTTGGAAAAAGTGTATAACCCAAGACTTTGGGGTGATATGTCTGGAGCCAATGTTGATATTGTAACAAAAGTTTACACAGGAAAACCTTATTTTAAAGTAAACTTAGGTTCTTCTGTTAATTTTAATGCAGTTCAGAAAAACAATTTTTTTCTTCAGGACGGACCAAGCTATTTTGGCTTTGCTAAACTGGAGCAGCCTTCTAAAAATGCAGTTGCAAATAGAGGATATGTTTTTAATACGTCTTGGAAAGATCAGGAAGTAAACAATCCTTTCAACTCTAACTTGAGCTTTGATTTCGGAACTAATTTCAAAGTTGGAAGCCAAGGAAAACTAAGTATTTTCGGATACGGAGGTTTTGATAACAGCTACGAATATTTTAACGGAATCACAGGAGGTACATATAGCGCACAGGACGATGCTCTTAGAATATATACTCAAGCAGAAGAATTTAAATATACTACCAATACAACTGGTTTAGTAAATATTAATTACAAAATTAATCCTAATCATAATATTAATCTATCATCAAATTATATCCATACTTCTGAGCAGAAATTAGGAAATTTTTCAGGATATAACAGAGATTATTATGATAATGATGTTAACCAGACAAGATACACAACTCAGCTGAGAAGAGCCACAACTCGTATTAACGATTTATTAGTCAACCAATTAAGAGGTGAGCATACATTATCTGAACCATTGAAAATATCTTGGAATATTGGATATAACAGATTAGACAGCAGAAGACCAGACAGACAACAGAATGTAACTGTTTTAGACAAACAACAAAACTATAGCTTCTTCGCAAGTAGTAATCCTGGAGCAAACAACAGATATTACGATCAGCTTTTGGAGAATGATTTTGTAGGTGATATTCATGCAGATTACAAATTGGGAGAAAGCGCAAAAATTACTTTAGGATATAGCGGAAGATATAAAGACAGTGATTTCAAAGCAACACAGTATAACTTTCGAATTTTGCCGGTACAGGGAAGCTACTTTGTTGATCCTAAAAATTATGACACATTCTTTAATCTTGCTAATTATCAGTCGGGAGTTTTCTTTGATGTTGTAACTTTTAGAGGTGATGTGAAATATTCTCCGGAACAAGCATTAATTCCGCAAACATTTACTTCTGAAATGACTAATAATGCAGGTTATGTAAATGTAGATTACAAATTCAGCGATAAGTTTACAGCACAGGTTGGAGTAAGATACGAAAATCTAATGCAAAAACTTAAATACAATACTGCAATTCAGGAAGGAAAACAAGACAGAGATTACAATAAAATCTTACCTGCTTTCAACTTAAAATATAGCTTAAATGATAAACATAATTTAAGATTAGCGGGATCTAAAACTTACACCTCACCATTGTTACTTGAAATTGCACCTTTCGAATATGAAGATATTGAAGAAAGTACATTGGGTAATCAATCAAACTACCTTGCAGACAACTATAATATAGATTTAAAATGGGAATGGTTTCCAAGCAAAAATGAATTAGTGTCATTATCTGCATTTGGAAAATATATCCAAAATCCTCTTGCAAGAGTAACCATTAATTCATCTTCCAACTCTACTTCTGTAATGAACGTAGGAGACACAGGAAGAGTATATGGAGTGGAAGCAGAAATAAGAAAAGACATATACAGTGCCGGAAACACAAGATTATACGCATTCTTGAACGGTACTTATTTGAATACTGAACAAGAACTTGACAACGACAAAGTTGCTAAAGAGAATTCAGGACCTGGACAATCAAATTACTCTACTAACTTCAATGTTACAAAAGATAAAATGCAGGGTGCTTCAGATTTCTTAGCTAATGCCAATATTGGTTTAGAACAGAAATGGGGTAACAAAAACTCGATGGATTTGGTTGTTTCATACTCTTATATTTCAGATAACATTTACTCTTTAGGTACACAAAACAGAGGAAATATGGTAGATAAGGCATTCAGTACTTTAGATGCCACTTTGAAATTTAAATTATCAAATGGAATGGGCTTCTCTTTCACAGGAAGAAACCTAATTAATCCTTATTTCACAAGAGTTCAAGACAATTTAATAACAGGAAATGAACTTGCATCAAAAAAATATAAAAGAGGAACAGCTGTAGGAGCAAGCATTTCTTATGAATTCTAA
- a CDS encoding plasmid pRiA4b ORF-3 family protein — translation MVYKIRVILDTKEDIFRDVEIKGKQTLWNLHLGIKSAFNLSGDELSTFNLLEEDGTVVKSVPLEDMSDDGDGEIMSDVYIDEAFESAGDKAQFQYGLLDLWEFFCELVEVVEETKGVNYPLTAYRFGNAPLKAPSKNKSAAGSKNKKSAMPLMDDDFNFDDDFGGGSNNFADEDDDSFDDDEEEDDYNDDVFDDEDDDNER, via the coding sequence ATGGTTTACAAAATCCGTGTAATATTAGATACGAAAGAAGACATTTTCCGCGATGTAGAAATCAAAGGAAAACAAACACTCTGGAACTTACATTTGGGAATTAAAAGTGCATTCAATCTTAGTGGAGATGAGCTGTCTACTTTTAATCTTCTCGAAGAAGATGGTACTGTTGTAAAAAGCGTTCCACTTGAAGATATGAGTGATGATGGTGATGGCGAGATTATGTCAGATGTGTACATCGATGAAGCATTTGAGTCAGCAGGAGACAAAGCACAGTTCCAGTATGGATTACTTGATCTTTGGGAATTTTTCTGCGAACTTGTAGAAGTGGTAGAAGAAACAAAAGGTGTAAATTATCCACTTACTGCATACAGATTCGGAAACGCTCCTTTAAAAGCTCCAAGCAAAAATAAAAGCGCTGCAGGATCAAAAAATAAAAAATCGGCAATGCCTTTAATGGATGACGATTTTAATTTTGATGATGATTTCGGAGGTGGAAGCAATAACTTTGCAGATGAAGATGACGATAGTTTTGATGATGATGAAGAAGAAGATGACTATAATGATGATGTTTTCGATGATGAAGACGATGACAACGAAAGATAG
- a CDS encoding response regulator: MNQKKILLIDDELDILEILSYNLEKEGYDIYTATNGNEGIDKAKEIIPDLILLDVMMPEKDGIETCQELRKVKELQKTLIVFLSARSEEFSQLAGFQAGANDYVVKLIKPKILISKVNALLQLTSQVSDNAKLIEIGDLIIDKDNFRVSKSGQQFLLPKKEFDLLYLLASNTEKVFKREEILEKVWGNDVIVGERTIDVHIRRLREKLGINTIQTLKGIGYKLIV; the protein is encoded by the coding sequence ATGAACCAAAAGAAAATTCTTCTAATAGACGATGAACTCGATATTCTAGAGATTCTGTCTTACAATCTGGAAAAAGAAGGCTACGACATTTATACCGCTACAAATGGTAACGAAGGTATAGATAAAGCCAAAGAAATTATTCCTGATTTAATATTATTAGATGTAATGATGCCCGAAAAAGACGGTATCGAGACTTGCCAGGAACTTAGAAAAGTAAAAGAGCTGCAAAAAACGCTTATTGTTTTTCTTTCTGCAAGAAGTGAAGAGTTTTCTCAGTTGGCTGGCTTTCAGGCAGGAGCAAACGATTATGTTGTAAAACTAATCAAACCGAAAATTCTTATTTCTAAAGTAAATGCATTGCTTCAGCTGACTTCTCAGGTTTCTGATAATGCCAAACTGATAGAAATTGGTGATTTAATCATTGATAAAGACAACTTCAGAGTTTCAAAAAGCGGGCAGCAGTTTTTATTGCCTAAAAAAGAATTCGATTTGCTTTATCTTTTAGCTTCAAACACAGAAAAAGTGTTTAAAAGAGAAGAAATTCTCGAAAAAGTTTGGGGGAATGACGTGATTGTTGGTGAAAGAACAATTGATGTACATATCCGTAGACTGAGAGAAAAATTAGGAATCAACACGATTCAGACTTTAAAAGGTATTGGGTATAAATTAATTGTTTAA